A stretch of DNA from Brachyhypopomus gauderio isolate BG-103 chromosome 7, BGAUD_0.2, whole genome shotgun sequence:
TCCTGTTGATGTTTTTCGATGGTTTTATTAATATCTCTTGGATAAGACATCGTAGCAACATGGTTCAAACATTTCCTGAGTCTATAAAACTCGCCCTTTAAATTTCGTCCAAAGTAGCAGTTACAAAGCAATTAACATCCCTACACGTGATTGTAAATTCGTGTCATTAACTTTTaacatacaaactcaaaagaagtggtggacatttatttttttattacaaaaaataatGCTGTTGACAATGCCAgtggcgagtgaaataattatattactcgcaaattaatatttgtggTCGCGATTGCGTCCATTTTAGTCGCAGTATGGAGCCCTGATAAACCGTTTCTTAGATGGTTCGTTAGTGCTACAACAAACTAACTAGCAATTTTCACGAGAGTGTTGTGAAAAATCTGCTACCATCGATGTACCGTTGGCCAGTGATGGGACGAACGACACTGGTGTGTCAGCCATTGATCTATactaataatagtagtaatatactatagtatatatagtagtaatatattaatagtattaataataatagtaatatagatcattggCGTCAGCACTGTCCGAGCGCACAAGAGTGAAACTTATTGGTGCGTGTATCGCTTTAAACACACGTGACCGATACAGGAAGTATCGTTTGGACGTGCAGCGCCAAATTGTGTTTATAAGGAAGCGAACTGTATCGCCATATCGCGGGTTTGTTGGATGGAGTTCAAATTACCTATGAGtgaaaataggtaagcaaactgatgacattcaccttgatagtttagctcggttgtattcctaaccaaattgcacagtagcggcgagaacgagtttttaaacctgttaattacaaatcgtacgtgtgtttatatggatgcagccacgaagtcgccaggtttgcttcatggaaaattcatttttaaatgtactaaatgttggcttacatttcaaatctcatgtttagctgaataaacacgttatcaaccccttttaatgtacagtaggcttacaaattcatgtttgactaaatatgccctcttaaagtatgtaggcatacagtactattttcatgtttaactgaataaaccgttgaacacgtacattttattgagctttttttattttcttcaagtatcaaagtagaacagcttcctcaagcagtcattgatgcaaattggaaacaggagatgagcccctggtctaatgcaccccctgtattaagaaaccctatctcaaagactgacttttagtcattacttgggtagcacgcatattctgaatgagccattttaatctagatacatttcaagatttcagtgagattaatctagtaaaaaaaaatttaatctatgcccacccctacttTAAACCAAAGCAAAAATACTGACCAGGTCTTTCAGCTGCAGCATCCTGTGATGTTGAAGCTGCAGCTGAAGATGGATGCGATTCTCTGGAGATTACACTGGCACATTCAGAGGTGAGTCGTTTTATTGCTTCATCTGCCTTTGTTGGGCTAAAGAAACCAAGTGATTTGTACCTTGGGTCTAGTAGTGTTGCCAGTGACATAATGCTCATGCTTTGGATTTTGTCAAGCCTTTCCCTAAGGAGTCTGATGAGGTGCTCCCCCAGCtccctacactgtaaaaaaatttCAGGTTGGTTAAACTTACAAACTCAAGTTCACCTGCTGCCTTAAAAATGTGAGTAAACTCAACTTCATTATAACCTTTGTTTCTACTCAGAATGGTAAGTTTTGGAAGTTGTTTAACTAATGATAAATTAGTTGTTTGAACTTGAAACAGAGAATTAGAATAACTTACCATTTTACTGTAGTAATTCCCTACAATTTACTTTGTCTTGTCAAATATACACATAATTCCTCTTTATTTAGATTCATGCTTTCAAGTGAACTTAACTTCCAACTATATTCACAACTGCCATTTTAAAGTTAAGAACACTAATGCTTTTAAGTAGATTCTATTAAGATTTCTCATCTTGACTAAAAATGGCAAGTTTACCAGTCAAATCCAGTGTTCACTTGTTTAGAAATATTAAATTTATTTGAATGAGGacattacacattacataaAACGTGTATATTTCTAAACAATGCTTAGTGTTGACAATGCATTTCCtccaagtaaatgatttgtgtTACTAAAACTTGAAGAACAATTGCATGCCATGTTTCTGCCTCTAAATCTCACGAGTTGCTCTGCACAAGCAAGCAGATTAACATCGACAAGGATTGAGAGCAAACAAATTAACAAAAATTTTAACGTCTCAACATTCAACAGTGCTTGCTTTTGATATGGTAAATAAAAAGAATTTTGTACAGCAACAGTGTCCAACAGTGTGAGATGAAACAAAAATCTATTGTTTTCAACATTTTGTCAATATCACCCTCCCAGATGAGACTTGGTGTGCAGCCAATCAATCTATAAACAAAATCTCAGCAATTTATTTCTAAGTCCATGTACCCTTGCTGAACACTGGTCAGGGTTCATCTTCATGACGACCTTCTGCAGGAATTCAAATGAGTACTTCATTTTGTGAGGGTACTGCAGATTAAGGCAGTAGATGGTGCCCATTAACATAGCAAAACCAGTGGGCACGTCTCTGATTTCATGAAGAACGACTGCCTCTTCTACCACCACAGCCACGTTGATAATTTCATGAAGGAAAGCATCATGCAGGACACCTTCATGTCCAATTAGAATTCCAACACACTTTCCCTTCATGAGGACATCCAGGGTTTCACCATGAACCTAAAACAAATGCACAAATTTAGTTCTAATGTATCCTGACCTGCTACTTTATTAAAACCACCTCCTTATTTCAGCTCCACTGATGTGTGCACTACTCTTTGACCATTTGAACATGGCTGTTTGTCATCTAACCAGACATACAACAGaaatttgacacaaaaactTCAAAGTTTAAACACTGCCAACAACTATCCCAAACATTGCCAACTAGGGTTACTTGTTGGTTAAAATGCTTATAATGGAAGTACTTTTGAAGATAGTGATTAACTAGTCAGCTGAATTCTGAATGAATGCACCCATTATCTTAATGCATAAATATATTTTCTTACATCACACATCCTGATTATGTCAGAGGTGTCTTCTGACAAGAACAGTGGAAGACCAAGCAGGGCAGCCGTTCTTCTGTTCTGATTTGTGTCCTACATACAAAGAGAGACTGAGTAAATACAGTAATTAAACAAGATTCTTTAATGTAGTACATATTGTTAAGTACATTTTCATACGTACCTCCTTATTAAGGCACTGCATAACACTGCTAAGAGTCAACCTCCTGTTTGATGAGACAGCTGCTTTATAGAATTCCAAAAGACTTGACATCAAGGCATCCAGTCCATCCAGGAATGACTGGAGCAGGTCAGCAGTGACTATTCTACAGAACTCTGCCTTTATCTCAAACAGACGTATAAGACAGTAAACATGGGGTGATAAGAGTGTAAAAGTCTAGTAGAGTGTAAAGCAATAGCAAATGAAAATCTTACATATGAATTTACATATTAAAATTACATGTGATCTTTTAACATTAACCAACAGATCATTTCTTTGTTCATCATGCTGTGGATGTATACTTACCTGTCTCTCATTAAACAATGCAGGCCATCTGTCCATAAGTTCAGAGATGAGTGGCTCATCCCCAATTATTTCCTTTCTTCGCTGAGATGATCACAGAAGACGACCTCTAGAAGCATGGTCTTCTGTTTTTCCTCTGATATATCTGCACTTTGACCTTCAGGTGGATCTGGCAAGAAGTGAATCTCTCCCTTCTTTGACTTCTTGATTGCCTTGTGGTTGGTCTGCCCCTTCTTTCTCTTATTTACAAGAACCTCAGGGCATCCAGCTGCCATCAGTCTATGACGGTAATTGCCCATTTTGAATTTCAAGCTGAATACCCAGCAATACCTTTGACAGAACCCGGCTCTCTGAGACTAGGGTGCTTTTCTACAAGAGCTGTGGCTACACTTTCATAGTGGTCTTTTCTTGGATAAGGAGTGATTTTGGAGATCATGTCAGCTAGTTTGTCAAGTATTTCACTCTTAACACTCTTGGAGATGGCCATCACTGTGCCATCTTTGGCACAGGCATCATTTGCTGCACTGAGCTGAAGTTCAACATCATGGGAGGAATCAGGAATAAGAAAAGGGTCAGGCCATTCCACTGAGGAAGCACTACTTGGGGAACTCAAGCTTGCAGTATCTAGTGTTGAGTCAGATACAGAACCAGAAAAAGTGAACAAAATTTTCAGTGTTGCTCGATCATTTGGTAGATCTTTGATATCCGTCAAATTGCAGAGCTCATTTCCAAAGTCTGGATCTTCAAACTGTAAAATGAAGTTTCCTCGCAAAGCCCATATTTGTACGCAGTGCTTCACATAGGTCCTTTACCGAGTCAGGTACACTCTCTAGGGTGACACGCCTGATCTCTTGAGGTGAAACAATGACTTGAAGAAGCATCATGGAGGCACCAACAGCTATAACAGTGTGACACAAAAGGAGAAAAATTGAAAATCTGTAACCAGCATAAAATTAAACTATCATGAGTGAAGTGCATGGTCTTTAGTTAATATGGTGTATGATTGTATTAGACCACCTGtgagttaaaacacacacaaaattaataataataaaaagcaaggATCTTTTTTCTGTACCTTACTGTATTATAAACGTCCTTGGAGTGACGAGCACCTTTCCATCAACAAGATATGCAGCAAGGGGGGTGTAGTCATTCAGCTGGTCAGGATCAACAACCACAGTTACTGCAGGAACTTTGATGTTGAGCTGGTAACACCTTAGATGCTCAATAAAGCCAGCTTCAAACATTTCAACAATGAAAAATATGTGGCCATCCACTAAACAGATCTCAAGCACTCTCCCAAGATCTGGTATTCCGCTTGTGCACAGAACTGAAAGGGGAATGTTGTTATTCTGCAATTAAGATCATTCAATGTAAAATACCTCTTTGAAATCAGATGCCAGAGGCATATACAGAGTTCCACAGGTACAATTCCTTctaatgcatcatgaagaaaatCAGGTGGAAATCCTTTTGTAGCATGAAAGTGTGTCAGTCTGTTTAAAGGACAGTCCTTCTTCACTCCATCAAAAGAAGTCAGATCACTTTGTTTAAGCACCTTAACAGCTTCATCAAATGATTCTGGTGTTCTCAAGGTAAAAGCCCCACTTCTAACATCATAATGCTGAATATCAGCACGATTTGCCAAACAAAATTGGCACAACTTATCAACATTGAAAGACTCTTGAAATCCAGCAAGCGAGTGTACCCCCAGATTATCTGCAGATATGTACAAAACAGTCCCTTTGACATGAGAGCCAAcactttgaacacacacaccttctctctcAAGGAGCTTAAGATCCCTAATTAAGGGCTCTAAAACCTTGCTGTAACCATATTGttttatgtgtatgtttttgcacAATACAGCTAGATAAATTGATGATAATGTTGAGCGTAGTCCAATAGGTAAATTTGCAATCACCCAATATATAGCACAAACTTTGTGCTTCTTTTTTGAAGTACCTAATGGATTACAAAGCTCAAAATCATCAATATATAGTCCAAGAGCTACACCTAATTCCTCAGCGAGAATTCTGTTTTCTTTAAAGTATTCTCCATCTTTAACTGAACAGTAATTGCCTTCTTGTTCACTGGATCTCTCAAGTGCCTTATTTCTCATTTCTTCCCAACAGTTTACTGAGCAAATCTAAAATAGGAACATAAACAAAAGTGTGCTTTTTTTTCCTGTACATTTAACACATACTCGACTGGTTCAATAACAGTAAAATTCTTCCTATAAAATGTCTGTCTTTTGCACTCTGTGCCAAGAGGACCCTGCCTTGAAAGCAATTTTAAGGGGTTCAAAGTTTGTAATTGTTCAATGATGCTACAACAGAGGTGTCAGCTATGCAATTACTGTCTCTCAAAAcgttacagtggggaaaataagtatttagtcagtcaccaattgtgcaagttctcccacttaaaaatatgagaggccggtaattgacatcataggtagactatgagagacaaaatgtgaaaaaaaaaaaattgagaaaatcattttgtctgacgtttaaagaatttatttgcaaataatggtggaaaataagtatttggtcaataacaaaagttcatctcaatactttgttgtatatcctctgttggcaatgacagaggtcaaatgttttctgtaagtcttcataaggttggcacacactgttgctggtatgttggcccattcctccatgcagatctcctctagagcagtgatgttttggggctgtcggcgggcaacacggacttttaactccctccaaaggttttcgatggatgcaactcagcattcactgtcctccaaacacgacgagttatgtttttaccaaatagttctactttggtttcatctgaccatatgacattctcccaatactcttctggaacatccaaatgctctctagcaaacttcagacgtgcctggatatggactggcttaagcagggggacacgtctggcactgcaagatctgagtccctggcgtcgtagtgtgttgctgatggtagcctttgtaacgttggtcccagctttctgcaggtcatacactagatccccccttgtggttctgggatttttcctcaccgttcttgtgatcattttgaccccacgggctgagatcttgcgtggagccccagatcgagggagattggtagtggtcttgtaggtcttccattttctgattattgctcccacagtagatttcttcacaccaagctgcttgcctattgcagattcagtcttcccagcctggtgcaggtctacaattcggtttctggtgtcctccgacagctctttcgtcttcaccatagtggagtttggagtgtgactgtttgaggttgtgggcaggtgtcttttatactgttaacgacttcaaacaggtgccattaatacaggtaatgagtgggggaaagaggagcctcttaaaaaagaagttacaggtctgtgacagccagaaatcttgcttgtttgtaggtgaccaaatacttattttccaccattatttgcaaataaagtctttaaaagtcagacaaaatgattttctcaattttttttcacattttgtctctcatagttgaggtctacctatgatgtcaattacaggcctctctcatctttttaagtgggagaacttgcacaattggtgactgaccaaatacttattttccccactgtatgtacaacagttttaatattttgttgGGTAAATTCTCCAATATCAATAATTTCTTGTATTGCTGAATTTGATACATGCAAAATTGTTTGCATGCGAAGAAATAAACTTCCCAACTGATGCTCAATTACCTTTCCATTTTCAAGTCCATTCTCAATCTCTGCTGCAGAATCAAATGCAGTGTCAGTGTCGGAAACAAAATCCTCTTCTATTAAAGGCACAGGATGAATATTCTGTGCCAATAGCTCCGGTATGAAATTTTCTAAGGTGGAGAACTTATGATTACGACTTCTATGTGCAGTAAAAGTCGACAGCACACTTAAAAGAACTCCCTGCAAACGGACATCTAACAACTTCTCTGTTTCTCAAATGAGTCTTCAGATGAGTGAAGTATTTGTTAATGTTGCTAGGCTCTGAGAATTTACACAAATCACAGGATAATTTGGCTACAGTCTTCTGTGATTCTATTGTATGTTCTTTCAAATGAATTTTAAGTTCTGCTTGGGTTTGAAATGTTTTCAAACAGTCTGCATGAATACAGATGAGGCCTGAACACCTTCGGTAATGTCTGTGATGCTCTTTTTGTAGTGCTGTAGTATTCTTCCTTGACCATTAGTAGATTGCACAAAACTTACATTTCCACTTCATGAATGGGACATGCCTGAAAAAATCTgtcaaggaaaaaaaaaagattttaagtAATTGCCGTTTGCTAGCTAGCCAATGTATTCTCACAGACCATTCCAAGTTATTTTCATTCTTATGGgataagaaaaagagaaaagagctGGATCAGTTTTAATGTAAaatggctagttagctagcattAACTAGTGAGATAACCTAGCTAGCCAAGTTGTCAGTTCACCAGTTAGCTAAAcgagctagctaactagttagctaaGCGTGCAGTCCACTCGTCATCGTTCTCTAGATAGAGCGGGGGGCTTAAGACACATTCTCAGGCTGATAATACAAAGGGTTCAAAAATTCTCTCctctttgaatattaaaaatcATCGGTTCATTTTCATGTCGGGTCTGAAATGGATTAAAACGTTTCCGTTGGAAAAACTACCTCACCTTAGAGAGAACCGTCTATAACTCGAGCTCCGTTAAGGAAAAAAGCGGGAATCCAATTTGTTCGCCTTCTGGAACTTTCCACAGTACTTTATCCGCCTCTAATTGTAGTCCGTAGTGAGGGGTGTCCCTCCGCCACTGGAAGAAGTCCACTATTGTTTTCAACAGTGTAAACGTTGTGATTACCTCTGtcgcaaataaataaaaaacatacataactGTAAAGGGAAGTTGAAATTGGTTAATCAAACAGATTACCTTTATGAGTTTGGTGCCTCATTAAACGCAGCACCGCACCATTTAACATGGAAAGGAAAATTAAAACAAGGCACTGGCGACTAATAAACAAAATTTTTTAAAGCAGATCTGCTGTATCTGATGTATTAAAGGCTATCAGGCTGATAAACAGCACAAATTAACCAGTTTTCATTTCTAatttttaatagatttattttatCATGTCACGACTAATACAGACTTGTCTGTGGTAAAACTCCCTCACCTCAGAACGAACCGTACAGATGTCTGCCTTTGGTAATGTGTTGACTATAGGGCAGAAAAGACTTACATTCTAGCAGTTTCCACACATAATAATTCTACAACAATCACTCTGCCTCTAATTGTAGTCCATAATCAGTTAAATATTTCGCTAGAATATTATGGCTTAACTGCCGTGAAAAGCTGGATCATACTTATTGTTTTGTCCAGCTCCAAAATGGCGCCAAtcccccctctccacacaccgTATTATCAGCatttctccacctccaccctccttttTTAATGATAAACGTCAGTTAAATGAACTCTAACAACCCAGACAAAACTCTCAAATAGTCAAGACAATGGATTACCGTAAGTTTAATTTTGGAAAACTTATAAACCTTATTCAAAACTTGTTATGGTATGTGAAGTTCAAGAGAAAAAATGAGTTCACATAATTAAATGGAGCTGAAATTGGGACTGTTGCCTTTGCTGCCACTTCCTGGAGCATCTTTTCAACCATTTTCAATAATGGCACCACTTTGGAGCCAGATACCTTTTTCTCCTCCGACAGCTCTATAGTAGCCTCATGAAAAGGAGACAGTATAGACAGGCATGCACAGATATTATTGTAATCATCAGAGGTCAGCGCAGGAATGTCAGTTTGTAACCCAGCCAAAGCTGCCCCCACAGGCTCCCCGAGTTCTGCTACTCGCTCCAGCATTTGAAATGTGCTGTTCCATCTTGTTTCAACCTCCTGAATCAATTTCTTTTTTGGTTTTCTCATGTGCTCTTGAACAAGGTCCAGCTTCTcctttaaagaaaaaaagaaagtgtTAAGTGATAAAACGTGTTACATATGTAGcaatacaaaatgtgtaaacaatatgaaaataaaagttaCTGACGTTGGCAGTTGTGCTGCTCCTAAAATAGCCCACCAGCTTCCTTGCCTTTGTACGAATGGTGGACAGCACTGGGGTCAGTTCAAGAGCCTTTTTAACAACTAGATTCAGGGTGTGAGCAATGCAGACTGCATGACGCAGCTTAAGGTTCTTGCCACAGGCAGATGCGCCATCAGTAACCAGACATGTGACTTTTGATTTTATTCCCCATTCTTCCATGAGGGAGGATTTCACACATGCCAAATTTTCAGCTGTATGTGCCTGTGGGAATTTCAAATATGCATCCATATTGAGAGATGTCCACATGTCTGCAGTCAAACTCACTGCATGGACTTTCAGGACCTCAGCTTTGGCCTTCTTCTCTTGCTGGTATTTGGCCTCAGCCATGGCCTTTACAGCCTAAATGGAAGGTAGAAaataatgattatttcagtactACTTTAGTAGTACTAAAGTATTTCAGTACTTTTTCCATGTCATCACACATACCTTCCTAGTTGGGAGAACATAAGTTGGATCCAATGTAGCTACAAAGTCCCTGAGAACCTGTCTCATCCCCATTACTGCAAAGACTCTATGATTTGATTATTTACTGTTATCATATGCTTTATGAATCATGTTGTGAAAGGGGAAATGTATGTGCACTTGGGAAATGTATACTTACCTGTGTTGGGGAAATGCAAGGGAGTGCGGTCGCCTCTCAGTGCTTCATTTATGCAGGCCAGAAGAGCCCATGGTCATATAGCATAGAGGGGGAGCAGCTGAAGCATCCTGGGAAAAGAATACACAAAGGTAAAAGATACAAAGGGATATCCATGTAAATATTGTTTGAAGGTACctatgttgtgtatgtgttattATTTGTCATattatgtatgtgtttatgttagAGTATTCTATTGCATATCCCTGTGAACGCACCCCAGTCAATAATTGGTTTGGTCCAATTAGACAGAGGGCGGGGTTATGGGTTTATAGGGACATGAGAGTGCAGTGAGGAATGAGAGGTTTGTTTGGTTTCTAGAGTGTGTGAAACTGGTGGGGTGAGTCGTCATTGGGACAATTCCATTTCCTTACTGGTTGCAGTAAGCCGGTAACAGAGAGGTTGCTTTAACCTGCTATGGTGCAGTTGAATCTCTGTTGGTAACCCCAGAATTTTAACTTTCatttgttttctctttatacaagTTTTTCTTATCCTTTTTTCCACGTGTGCTGTGAATAAATGTACCAATCAGGATTTAAAATATATCCTTCGAGCCCTGCCTGATCTCTCTCCAACACGAACTCAGCGCTCCGATTAGGAAACGCTATGACCAAAAGTGTGGTATTTGGACACAAGGGACCTGAGGGCGACcggtgcaccccctcacctgtgtgtgtgtgtgtgtgtgtgtgtgtgtgaaggggacctgagggcgaccggtgcaccccctcacctgtatatcagtgtgtgtgtgtgtgtgtgtgaaggggacctgagagcggccggtgcaccccctcacctgtatatttgtgtgtgtgtgtgaaggggacctgagagtgaccggtgcaccccctcacctgtatatcagtgtgtgtgtgtgtgtgtgtgaaggggacctgagagcggccggtgcaccccctcacctgtatatttgtgtgtgtgtgtgtgaaggggacctgagagcggccggtgcaccccctcacctgtatatctgtgtgtgtgtgtgtgaaggggacctgagagcgaccggtgcaccccctcacctgtatatctgtgtgtgtgtgtgtgtgaaggggacctgAGGGCGGCcggtgcaccccctcacctgtatatttgtgtgtgtgtgtgtgaaggggacctgagagcggccggtgcaccccctcacctgtatatttgtgtgtgtgtgtgtgaaggggacctgAGAGCGGCCGGTGCACCCCCTCACCCGATGACAACGATATAAAAGAAAAGAATCTATAACCTGTAATAAAACAAACGTCATACTGTGGGACTCTGTGGACTTTTGTTTGCAGTTTCCTGTCACCACACAGTGACTCAAAGTATGTTGGTCATTACAGCACTGAAGAACAAGTATAAAGTGTCCCGAACGCAGCTGGTgaaatgcacacgcacgcactcacgcacactgTACCTTCATGATGATGTAGAAGGCAAAGTATAATAGCAGCTTACAGATAGCAATAGCCAGCAGGTAGGAGGCAAAGTCATTGGGCCTTTTAATGAGACCATATGCAGCCATGTGTGCACAGacacaaaacagacacacacagtgcaaaAACCATTTAAATGCATGTTTATACCACATGGGCAATCCAGGGCAATCATAGACAAtcatccagtgtgtgtgtgtgtgtgtgagagagagggagagagagtaaacACTTACAGTGACCAGTTAACTATGTTTCCCATCACAAACAGCACCATGCGGTCCTAACAGAAGAGAcagatgtgtgagagtgtacagtgtgagtgttcagtgtgtgtgagagtgtacagTGGTGCTCTGGGGTAGAAAGGAACACAGAGTGTGTTAAGGCATGCTGTACTTACTATATACATGGGCCCGCTGCACTGCCGAATACAATCAGTGTAGATGACCTAGAGCATCCTGCGTAATCTACCAgagtctgaaacacacacacaccaacactttaAAAGTCTATTGTCACTTGTTCCCATAGCCATGCAGTGTTGCTCAGGATCTGTGCTGCTTGTAAAATTGTTTGGCATATTTGTGCatgtctgtaagtgtgtgtgtgtgtgtgtgtgtgtgtgtgtgtgtgtgtgtgtcctcacccagtctcctgtgtgtgtgtgtgtgtgtgtgtgtgagtcctcacccagtctccagtgtgtgtgtgtgtgtgtgtgtgtgtgtgtgtgtgtgtgtgtgtgtgtgt
This window harbors:
- the LOC143519509 gene encoding uncharacterized protein LOC143519509 isoform X1; this translates as MDRWPALFNERQIKAEFCRIVTADLLQSFLDGLDALMSSLLEFYKAAVSSNRRLTLSSVMQCLNKEDTNQNRRTAALLGLPLFLSEDTSDIIRMCDVHGETLDVLMKGKCVGILIGHEGVLHDAFLHEIINVAVVVEEAVVLHEIRDVPTGFAMLMGTIYCLNLQYPHKMKYSFEFLQKVVMKMNPDQCSARVHGLRNKLLRFCL
- the LOC143519509 gene encoding uncharacterized protein LOC143519509 isoform X2, which gives rise to MDRWPALFNERQAEFCRIVTADLLQSFLDGLDALMSSLLEFYKAAVSSNRRLTLSSVMQCLNKEDTNQNRRTAALLGLPLFLSEDTSDIIRMCDVHGETLDVLMKGKCVGILIGHEGVLHDAFLHEIINVAVVVEEAVVLHEIRDVPTGFAMLMGTIYCLNLQYPHKMKYSFEFLQKVVMKMNPDQCSARVHGLRNKLLRFCL